From Woronichinia naegeliana WA131, the proteins below share one genomic window:
- the scpB gene encoding SMC-Scp complex subunit ScpB: protein MRLATKIEAILYLKGQSLTIAELSESTGCDRAEVEEALIELMEDYAHRDSALEVIESEKGYSLQLRVAFQKLIQDFIPAELGTGSLRTLAAIALKSPILQTDLINLRGSSAYQQVQELVELGFVRKRRQVDGRSSWLEITDKFHQYFEIDKLPPPIA, encoded by the coding sequence ATGCGATTAGCGACCAAAATTGAAGCGATTCTCTACCTGAAAGGACAATCTCTGACGATCGCCGAATTGTCGGAATCAACAGGATGCGATCGCGCTGAAGTGGAAGAGGCTTTGATTGAGTTAATGGAAGATTACGCCCATCGGGATAGTGCCTTGGAAGTGATCGAAAGCGAAAAGGGCTATAGTTTACAATTGCGAGTTGCGTTTCAAAAACTGATTCAAGATTTTATTCCCGCCGAGTTAGGGACTGGTAGCCTGCGTACCCTAGCAGCGATCGCGCTTAAATCCCCCATACTACAAACCGACCTGATTAACCTACGCGGTAGCAGTGCCTATCAACAAGTGCAGGAACTGGTCGAACTGGGCTTTGTGCGTAAACGACGGCAAGTGGATGGTCGTTCTTCCTGGTTAGAAATTACCGACAAATTTCATCAATATTTTGAGATAGACAAACTTCCTCCCCCCATCGCTTAA
- a CDS encoding RES family NAD+ phosphorylase — translation MSLPPFPLPPDNFNQRELPCFTTQGPWLRLNRAGYTSSIHFDRSGNGRFDGPDQSYGLLYVGDQYSAFIECFGRTFDGAVTVTALRNRNLFEIKSDRPLVLADATGPGLVRMGIDARISSGDYEYCRTWGQAIWEHPQAVDGVRYRSRHDDNVYSIGLFDRVKSHLKEGNLGNLFDSHSSLLGKILEHYDYALISD, via the coding sequence ATGAGTTTGCCTCCTTTTCCTCTCCCTCCTGACAATTTTAATCAACGTGAATTGCCCTGCTTTACTACTCAAGGCCCCTGGCTAAGATTAAATAGGGCAGGGTACACTTCTAGTATTCATTTTGACCGCAGTGGTAACGGGCGTTTTGATGGCCCTGATCAAAGCTATGGACTTCTCTATGTCGGTGATCAGTACAGTGCCTTTATTGAATGTTTTGGCAGAACATTTGATGGCGCAGTAACGGTTACAGCCCTAAGAAATAGAAATCTTTTTGAGATTAAGAGCGATCGCCCTTTAGTTTTAGCCGATGCAACAGGGCCAGGTCTTGTCAGAATGGGAATAGATGCCCGAATTTCTTCAGGCGATTATGAGTATTGCAGGACTTGGGGGCAAGCAATTTGGGAACATCCCCAGGCAGTAGATGGCGTTAGATACCGTTCTCGCCATGATGATAATGTCTATTCTATCGGACTATTTGATCGAGTGAAAAGCCATTTAAAAGAAGGAAATTTAGGAAATTTATTTGACAGCCATTCCTCATTATTAGGCAAAATTTTAGAGCATTACGATTATGCTCTTATTAGTGATTAA
- the asnS gene encoding asparagine--tRNA ligase, whose amino-acid sequence MSNRRIIDLLRRGQLDETVTIQGWVRTKRELKDFSFVEVNDGSFLANLQVILAPTLPDYKTQLTRLNTGASLIVSGVLVASPGKGQQLELRAETLIVLGEADPETYPLQKKRHSFEFLRTIGHLRSRTNTLGAVMRVRNACATAIHQFFQERGFLWVHTPIITASDCEGAGELFTVSSFDFNKLPLKADKSVDFEQDFFGKQAYLTVSGQLEAEVMALAFQNVYTFGPTFRAENSNTSRHLAEFWMVEPEMAFCDLEGDQNLAEEFLKYLFKFVLEACPEDMAFFNERIDNSVLATAENIINNEFARITYTEAIALLEKCDRQFQYPVAWGVDLQSEHERYLAEEVFKKPMIVTNYPTQIKAFYMRLNEDAKTVAAMDILVPKIGEIIGGSQREERLDILIQRIEAQGMNPEDLWWYLDLRRYGSVPHAGFGLGFERVVQFMTGMANIRDVIPFPRTPLSAEF is encoded by the coding sequence ATGTCAAATCGACGCATTATTGATCTGCTTCGCCGAGGTCAACTAGATGAAACCGTGACCATTCAGGGCTGGGTCCGCACCAAACGAGAATTAAAAGATTTTAGTTTTGTCGAAGTGAATGATGGTTCATTCTTGGCCAATCTCCAGGTGATTCTAGCTCCCACGTTACCAGACTATAAAACCCAATTAACGCGCTTAAATACGGGGGCTTCCCTGATCGTGTCGGGAGTACTCGTTGCTTCCCCAGGCAAAGGACAACAATTAGAACTCAGGGCTGAAACCCTGATCGTGTTAGGAGAAGCTGACCCCGAAACCTATCCCCTCCAGAAAAAACGCCATAGTTTTGAGTTTTTACGCACGATTGGCCACCTGCGATCGCGGACAAATACCCTAGGGGCCGTGATGCGAGTCAGAAATGCCTGTGCGACAGCGATCCATCAATTTTTTCAGGAACGAGGCTTTTTATGGGTACATACTCCCATTATTACCGCCAGCGATTGTGAAGGGGCGGGAGAATTATTTACCGTCAGTAGTTTTGATTTTAATAAACTGCCCTTAAAAGCCGATAAAAGCGTTGATTTTGAACAGGACTTTTTTGGGAAACAGGCCTATTTAACCGTGAGCGGTCAATTGGAAGCCGAAGTTATGGCCCTCGCTTTTCAAAATGTCTATACCTTTGGCCCCACCTTCCGTGCCGAAAATTCTAATACTTCCCGTCATTTGGCCGAATTTTGGATGGTAGAACCAGAAATGGCCTTTTGTGATCTCGAAGGGGATCAGAATTTAGCAGAAGAATTTCTCAAGTATCTTTTTAAATTTGTCCTCGAAGCCTGTCCAGAAGATATGGCCTTTTTCAATGAACGCATCGATAACAGCGTCTTAGCCACTGCTGAAAATATTATTAACAATGAATTTGCTCGCATTACCTATACCGAAGCGATCGCCCTGCTCGAAAAATGCGATCGACAATTTCAATATCCAGTTGCCTGGGGAGTAGATTTACAGTCTGAACATGAACGTTATTTAGCCGAAGAAGTTTTCAAAAAACCGATGATTGTCACCAATTATCCCACCCAAATTAAAGCCTTTTATATGCGCCTAAACGAGGATGCGAAAACCGTCGCGGCGATGGATATTTTAGTGCCTAAAATTGGGGAAATTATTGGCGGCTCTCAACGTGAAGAACGGCTAGATATACTCATTCAACGAATTGAAGCTCAAGGCATGAATCCAGAGGATTTGTGGTGGTATCTCGATCTGCGCCGTTATGGTTCCGTTCCCCATGCTGGTTTTGGTCTAGGCTTTGAACGGGTGGTACAATTTATGACCGGAATGGCTAATATTCGCGATGTGATTCCCTTTCCCCGAACCCCGCTTAGTGCTGAATTTTAA
- a CDS encoding ISAs1 family transposase — protein sequence MKLRPKYRLVEHFAEIDDPRIERTKRHKLIDILTIAILAVICGAEGWVAMESFGKAKHQWLKKILELPNGIPSHDTFARVFASLNPEQFQDCFLHWVKSIAEVSEGEVIAIDGKTLRHSYDNANGKGAIQMVSAWATANRLVLGQCKVESKSNEITAIPKLLKMLEVKGCIVTIDAMGTQTKIAQQIVGRGGDYVLALKGNQGNLCEDVEQLFAHAQSVNFAGIKHDFHQTIDKGHGRIEIRRCWTMEQTEFLLGGEKWAKLTSICMIKAERRLKDKTEYETRYYISSLPSNAQKLSQSVRSHWLIENSLHWVLDLAFNEDACRIRKDFAPENLAVLRHIALNLLTKENTLKLGIKNKRLRAGWDEDYLLKVLLG from the coding sequence ATGAAACTCCGACCCAAATATAGACTGGTAGAACACTTTGCCGAAATAGATGACCCTCGCATCGAACGAACAAAACGGCATAAACTCATTGATATTCTAACGATTGCCATCTTAGCCGTCATTTGTGGAGCAGAAGGTTGGGTAGCCATGGAAAGTTTCGGCAAGGCTAAACATCAATGGCTAAAAAAAATTTTGGAATTGCCAAATGGCATCCCCTCCCACGATACGTTTGCGCGTGTATTTGCTAGTCTGAATCCAGAGCAATTTCAAGACTGTTTTCTGCATTGGGTCAAAAGTATAGCGGAGGTAAGTGAAGGGGAAGTGATAGCGATTGACGGCAAAACCCTTCGCCACTCCTATGATAATGCCAACGGAAAGGGCGCAATTCAGATGGTAAGTGCATGGGCAACAGCAAATCGTCTAGTACTAGGACAGTGCAAGGTGGAAAGCAAATCGAATGAAATCACGGCGATACCCAAACTCCTGAAAATGCTAGAGGTCAAAGGTTGTATCGTAACGATTGATGCCATGGGAACTCAGACAAAGATTGCCCAACAGATAGTAGGGCGAGGGGGAGATTATGTTTTGGCATTGAAAGGCAATCAAGGTAATCTATGTGAGGATGTTGAACAATTATTTGCTCATGCTCAATCGGTTAATTTTGCGGGAATTAAGCATGATTTTCATCAAACAATAGACAAGGGACATGGACGGATTGAAATTCGCCGTTGCTGGACGATGGAACAAACAGAATTTTTGCTGGGTGGGGAGAAATGGGCAAAGTTGACGAGCATCTGTATGATTAAAGCGGAGAGACGATTGAAAGACAAAACAGAGTATGAGACCCGCTACTATATCAGTAGCCTGCCGAGTAATGCTCAAAAATTATCCCAATCTGTTCGTAGTCATTGGTTGATAGAAAACTCTTTACATTGGGTTCTAGACTTGGCCTTCAACGAGGATGCTTGTCGCATTCGTAAGGATTTTGCTCCTGAGAATTTAGCCGTCTTACGCCATATCGCTCTTAACTTGCTCACAAAGGAAAATACTCTGAAACTTGGTATCAAGAATAAACGGCTACGCGCTGGTTGGGACGAGGACTATCTCCTTAAGGTTTTACTCGGATAA
- a CDS encoding transposase, with the protein MLEWWTKNFASCELGDERLNNRAFSIGKKLSEGFGKALSEVFKGGNELKRAYEFLGIRKQTLSR; encoded by the coding sequence ATGTTGGAATGGTGGACAAAAAACTTTGCCAGTTGTGAATTGGGAGACGAGAGGCTAAACAATCGTGCCTTCTCGATTGGGAAAAAGTTAAGTGAGGGGTTTGGAAAAGCCTTATCAGAAGTGTTTAAGGGAGGAAACGAGTTAAAGAGGGCCTATGAATTTTTGGGAATCCGAAAACAGACTTTGTCAAGATAA
- a CDS encoding pentapeptide repeat-containing protein produces the protein MKTTKLLCNEQDNDRRASIIRKLGDCPEPEVIKTLWNLRNNLDSEDDPFVQYEIKLSLHKVISHPDINIDFFLANLEVLQSKDNTSQAPKVLIDADLIEEFLLRNQTTLNREATRVMGLVLEGKINPYIGEMGLIKIWHNIKSLKSQEYANRLIIELLNNIKVGQIDLKEIDLEKYPNVNLKTAIQVEIAIKYELAGIITIRNREFIASGYPFVGSPSLFLESLGNDKSPVSIEKTLKNLGKISIENEKAKFNLLLESKPQQNLYFEDHLPLFKGWKIENFEVLCSNNSLTSATVILFNETSKKRYTESAFKKGSVDAIFTAFDEALSHLVEIQHILKSIYVVNLRPGKEGAVTVKAVVECGDKKIITIYTHKNILKAYLFAYVKAVIAIYSPDESISDANSAKELMCLYKIGERDFHCLNFSQVNLMDTEANLSDSKLMGCNFSNANLSGVNLTNADLKGADLSKANLSHADLTGANLSQANLSHADLTGANLTNVKLDENNLTLFDGAILTNTIMPEIKIEINGESRLEKVAQLLEQIDPRQYQILAIHPMTDHIWWHTPSGQKFLEINKQLLKKGVSIKRVFILPKIPDQNHLQMIQEQLHSGIEVACICDSKAKDIEGYSWHNTNLMICEDLSVQRNFFTTRRIMDGQTETGYISYKTENIKIDKSRFETLWEKSEKLHA, from the coding sequence ATGAAAACCACAAAGTTATTGTGTAATGAACAGGATAATGATCGCCGCGCTTCCATAATTAGAAAATTGGGCGATTGTCCCGAACCTGAAGTGATTAAAACACTTTGGAATTTGAGAAATAACCTAGACAGTGAAGATGATCCTTTTGTTCAATATGAGATCAAACTGAGTCTCCATAAAGTCATTTCTCACCCTGATATAAATATTGATTTTTTTCTGGCAAATTTAGAAGTACTCCAATCAAAAGATAACACTTCTCAAGCCCCGAAAGTCTTAATTGATGCTGATCTGATTGAAGAGTTTTTATTACGAAATCAAACGACTCTTAACCGAGAAGCTACTAGGGTTATGGGACTTGTTTTAGAGGGGAAAATTAATCCTTACATAGGTGAAATGGGATTAATCAAAATCTGGCATAATATTAAAAGCCTGAAATCTCAAGAGTATGCCAATCGTTTAATTATTGAACTTCTCAATAACATTAAGGTTGGTCAAATTGACTTGAAAGAGATTGATCTGGAAAAATATCCTAATGTCAATTTAAAGACAGCGATCCAAGTAGAGATTGCCATCAAATACGAGCTTGCAGGTATTATTACAATCAGGAATCGGGAATTTATTGCAAGTGGCTATCCTTTTGTTGGTTCACCTTCCTTATTTTTAGAGTCTTTAGGGAATGATAAATCTCCCGTATCTATCGAAAAAACACTCAAGAATCTTGGTAAAATTTCTATTGAAAATGAAAAAGCTAAATTCAATCTGCTTTTAGAAAGTAAGCCTCAACAAAACTTATACTTTGAAGATCATCTTCCTCTTTTTAAAGGCTGGAAAATTGAAAACTTTGAAGTTCTTTGTTCTAATAACAGTCTAACTTCAGCTACGGTTATTTTATTCAATGAGACGAGCAAAAAACGTTACACTGAATCGGCCTTTAAAAAAGGTTCAGTGGATGCCATTTTTACCGCCTTTGATGAAGCTCTTTCTCACTTAGTCGAGATTCAACATATCCTTAAATCTATCTATGTAGTCAATTTACGACCAGGTAAAGAAGGGGCCGTCACCGTTAAGGCTGTTGTCGAATGTGGTGACAAAAAAATTATTACTATTTACACCCATAAAAACATTCTAAAAGCCTATCTATTTGCCTACGTTAAAGCCGTTATTGCTATTTACTCTCCTGATGAATCTATTTCAGACGCTAATAGCGCAAAGGAACTTATGTGTTTATACAAGATAGGAGAACGAGATTTTCATTGCTTAAATTTCAGCCAGGTCAATTTAATGGATACCGAAGCAAATCTCTCGGATTCAAAGTTGATGGGATGTAACTTCAGTAATGCCAATCTTTCAGGCGTTAACTTGACTAATGCTGATTTGAAAGGAGCCGATTTAAGCAAGGCTAATTTGAGTCATGCGGATTTAACAGGAGCCAATTTAAGTCAGGCTAATTTGAGTCATGCGGACTTAACAGGGGCTAATTTGACTAATGTTAAATTAGATGAAAATAACCTAACGCTCTTTGACGGTGCAATCCTCACTAATACGATTATGCCTGAAATTAAAATCGAAATTAATGGCGAATCCCGTTTAGAAAAAGTTGCCCAATTGCTAGAACAAATTGATCCCCGTCAATATCAAATATTAGCTATTCACCCCATGACTGACCACATCTGGTGGCATACTCCTTCTGGTCAGAAATTCCTTGAAATTAACAAGCAACTGCTCAAAAAAGGTGTCTCTATTAAACGGGTATTTATTCTCCCTAAAATTCCTGATCAAAATCATTTACAAATGATTCAGGAACAGCTTCACTCTGGTATAGAGGTTGCTTGTATTTGTGACAGTAAGGCTAAAGACATTGAAGGCTATAGTTGGCACAATACTAATCTGATGATTTGCGAAGACTTATCTGTTCAAAGAAATTTCTTTACAACAAGGAGAATTATGGATGGTCAAACGGAAACAGGTTACATTTCTTATAAAACAGAAAATATCAAAATTGACAAAAGCCGATTTGAGACTCTCTGGGAAAAATCGGAAAAACTTCACGCTTAA
- a CDS encoding DUF760 domain-containing protein, which yields MEFNFDFFASETEEPQTNTLIQYLQQQHPETLAWVAQSASSEIKDIINQNVQGLVGMLPSEDFHVQITTDRDDLANLLASAMMTGYFLGQMEQRKNLDNTLSLSESLKAKKKNKEH from the coding sequence ATGGAATTTAATTTTGATTTTTTTGCCTCAGAAACCGAAGAACCACAGACCAATACCTTAATTCAGTATCTCCAACAACAACATCCAGAAACTTTAGCTTGGGTTGCCCAGTCGGCCAGTTCTGAGATCAAAGATATTATTAATCAGAATGTCCAAGGATTAGTAGGGATGCTGCCCTCAGAAGACTTTCACGTTCAAATTACAACGGATCGCGACGACTTAGCGAATCTTTTGGCCTCTGCCATGATGACCGGTTATTTTCTCGGTCAAATGGAACAGCGGAAAAATTTAGATAATACATTGTCTCTTTCAGAATCCTTAAAAGCGAAGAAAAAAAACAAAGAACACTAG
- a CDS encoding IS1 family transposase: MSILKKSSMKILNDVGLCQEKEDALFKKNCPHCYSENVKIHSYYQTKGNGERKMFICQECSSCFAETYGSVIAGLETPLSEIVKVLKARIEGIGLNAAARVFGYAKTTILNWEKKLSGLQETLFLYALVNEFVKLVIEGDELYTKVGKNKEASASEGWTIVLMDRASRFIWHLKCGRKEQKLFLEAMMTVAELFERSAESLQLFTDGEKRYSQLLFNICHEVLRTGKRGRPTKVLPKGFVVRLKNKSSKRRDSEGKLKKVETPKPEHPETTEKPEEKDVHANHVEAFNSAIRRYLAAFRRRTNTYAKSVVGLQRVLDIFWMVHNFVRSHFTTREVPAVALGIIEKGLTWEDLLQIRLIS, translated from the coding sequence ATGTCAATATTAAAGAAAAGCTCTATGAAAATCCTGAATGATGTTGGCTTGTGCCAAGAGAAAGAGGATGCCTTATTCAAGAAAAACTGTCCTCATTGCTATAGTGAAAACGTAAAAATACATTCTTATTATCAAACGAAAGGTAACGGGGAACGTAAAATGTTCATTTGTCAAGAATGTAGTTCTTGTTTTGCTGAGACTTATGGTAGCGTAATCGCTGGCTTAGAAACCCCATTAAGTGAAATTGTAAAAGTATTAAAAGCCAGAATAGAAGGAATAGGATTAAATGCAGCAGCCCGAGTATTTGGCTACGCGAAAACAACAATATTGAATTGGGAAAAGAAATTATCAGGATTACAAGAGACATTATTTTTATACGCCTTAGTGAATGAATTTGTTAAATTAGTAATAGAAGGGGATGAACTATACACAAAAGTTGGAAAAAATAAAGAAGCAAGTGCCTCTGAGGGATGGACAATCGTGCTCATGGACAGGGCAAGCCGCTTTATTTGGCATTTAAAATGTGGTCGAAAAGAGCAGAAATTATTTCTAGAAGCAATGATGACGGTAGCGGAATTATTTGAAAGGAGTGCAGAATCTCTCCAGTTATTTACAGATGGAGAAAAGCGATATAGTCAACTGCTATTTAATATTTGTCACGAAGTATTAAGGACTGGAAAGCGAGGTCGTCCCACCAAAGTATTACCGAAGGGTTTTGTAGTAAGACTAAAAAATAAGAGTAGTAAACGTCGAGATTCTGAGGGTAAACTAAAGAAAGTAGAAACTCCGAAACCAGAACATCCAGAGACAACAGAAAAACCAGAAGAAAAGGACGTCCATGCCAACCACGTTGAGGCATTTAATAGTGCTATCCGACGCTATTTAGCCGCCTTTCGTCGTCGTACAAATACTTATGCTAAATCTGTTGTGGGATTACAGCGAGTCCTAGATATTTTCTGGATGGTTCATAACTTTGTTCGCAGCCATTTTACTACTAGAGAAGTTCCTGCTGTAGCTCTCGGTATAATTGAAAAAGGGTTAACTTGGGAGGACTTACTCCAAATTCGCCTGATTTCTTGA